Sequence from the Cucurbita pepo subsp. pepo cultivar mu-cu-16 chromosome LG02, ASM280686v2, whole genome shotgun sequence genome:
GATAGTCCTTTAATATTGGTGGTGGTTTTTGCTGGTCTTGTAGGTCGTGCCTTCAGCTTGTGTCTTTGGTTCATCATGGATGGATTGGCAGCGCCTATTTGCTTACACAGAGTAAGCCTCCTGTCACATTATCtctattctctctctttctgtgttcatttaaaatatctacGTGACGTGGGTGCATTAATCTACTTGCTAAATGTTTAGTTTATGACAACAAGGTAAACGCAAACTCTGAATATAAAGTAGTGATTGCTGTTCAATTGCAGGCCAAATGGAACTATTGATCATATGATATGCATTCCAGCACATGGGGCCATTATTGGAGCCTGGTTTGGCGCATGGCCCATGCCACTTGATTGGGAAAGGCCATGGCAGGTACTTGGTTTTCATCCTGCACTTATATTTTCCCAATAGAACTTGGGCTGTGTATGTCAAACCTCACTCAATAATGTCAATTAACAGTCTCTAGTTTGAACTAAGAAAATATTACATGATTTTTTAGGcatccaaagaaaaaaagagtgaaCTAGTCCAACTTATCTCTAGGTCGTGAATTTAGCCATAGAAAGCTATTTGATGGAAAAAGAGTGAACTAGTCCAACTTATCTCTAGGTCGTGAATTTAGCCATAGAAAGCTATTTGATGGTGCTTAATTTTTCCTTGTTCTATTCATGATTTCTAGGCatctaaagaaaaaagaatgagTCGAGTTTACTTACCTCTAACTTGTGAACCTGCACCCAAAATTTTCGGGAACttattcataaaaaagaacaactcTATATATTTTACGTACCTATGGTGTTATCTCGGATATGAATAAGATTTCAGGATTTGGTATCAATATATGTCTAATTATTTCCAATATAGTTCCTTTAACCAATTTCCCATCTAATGGTCATCACTCTTAACTCTTAAGTGCTTCTTAGCTCGAAGGTCTTGGTCTTTTGTCACATCTGTGTGAACTCTACTAAATACAGACTCCTTCAATATGCAGGAATGGCCAATTTGTGTGAGTTACGGGGCAGTAATCGGGTACTCAATTGCAATGGTAGCATCCTTGGCCTTCTCACATGCGCGGAGTGGTTTGCAGCATGTGAAAAGAGACTAACAATCAAGTATTTTGTTATAACTAGATTATCAAGTTTTCCCTCAATATCTTCATTGTGGGGTTTCTTAATGTTCATCTTTTACTCCTACAATGGCACGACACtctttttcaaaagttttcactattcattttcttttttatatccACCCACACACAAGCTGTTTCTTTGTAGCCTGTATAATTGCATGAAAATCCCCCTTTTTCCTTGCTTCCACTGTGGACGGGACGTCATCTTGTGAATTGTCTCTCTGTATGTGGTTACTAAATTTTGCAGTTTGTACACTGATCTCGAAGGCCTTTTCCCTGCTGCGTCACCGCTCACCGAAAGGGAGTACGGTTGGTTCCCGTATAAAATAACTCTCGTCAATCCCCACCACAAAAAAGGTGGATAAGGAGAGAAGTAGGGGAGAAAAAGATATCCATTGGATGCgaggaagaaaaagacatTCGATAAGAACCATTGCAGCTTGTCTGGAACCACCGCCACCAGCTGCTTAAACTTTGTGAGTGGACTCCTCAAATTCTTctaattacattattattgttattttttaataagaattttCCTGAACCAGAACTTTAGAATCTCCGCTTGTTGAATTTTTCTGGCCTACCCCACTAATCTTGGTTTTGCCAGCTAAGTTACTAAATTTTCAAGCTAGATATACGTTTGAATAAGAATTTTGGAAATTCGGATTCACCTTTTTACCCAGTTGACAATTTGCTTCTTAGGTAAAATTCTTTGAGTTTGTTTCATCCTTGAGCTTTAGAAATGCCAAGACAagggatagagagaagttttaaCTGTTTAGCTGATATAAGTATTTTATACATTAACCATCCTCCTGCTAATATTTACAAAAGTTGACAAGTGAGAAGATAGGGGTAGATGTCAGGATAGTTCCCCCCTCcatctttgttttttcctgTTTTCCAGTAGAAACCTGATTTATGGGTTTTAACTACACCTATTAACAagttgaaccaaaaaaaaaaggttatcTGGCACGATCATCAGAATCGTCGAACAAGTTGAAAAAAAACCGAGGTAAAGAAGCTATTCTTGGAAGATTAAGCAGCAGCTCACCCACCGAATCATTTCTTGACATGGCTATGTGCTTGCTCGATTCAAAGCCATTACGGACAGGGAAGCTTTCTTCATTCTTGATTTCATGTTCCTGTGTAGAAATCGAGTTGATGTTGCCACCGGCGACATTGAGGCTATTGCCAGCTTTGGCTTGCGAGGCCTTAGCCATACAAGAATCCTTCTGTAGAAGACTGCACAGGGAGTTTACCCTGGACATGATGGTCTGTTCATCGGCGTCAGATGCATGTTGAGAATCACCAAATAGATACTGTGTAATCCCCTCTAGAGTCTCTCTGCTTTGTTGATTATCTTCAGAAAACATGGGTAGGCAGTGTTCAATATGACTAACAAAATCGCTAACGGACATGGATGGACGAATTCCAGGAACCAGGACTTGGTCCCATTTGTTGAACAGCCTTGAACTTTCCGATCCATCATTTCCCAATTCTTCGTTCATTGTGTGAGCTTCCATTCCTAAAATGTATATTTGACAAGTCAGAAACATTTTCAGATCCAAGGATAAATGATTCTTGTAGGGGGAAGGGAAATTCTTTAGGTGTATCTATTGACTCTTCAAGTTCAAGTGGTGAAAGATCTTATGTTCTTAATTGATTATGCCCATAATTTCAGCTGTCAGTTGAAGATTTTTACCTGAGTTAGGTGATGGAGATTGCTCAGAATATTCTTCAGAAGCACCAGCACGACACTCGTGTTCTTTAATTGACGAAGGGGATTGAGTTCCAGATGTTGACACCATACCTAAACTAAAGAAAGTAGGTCCTTCCTCACTCTTCAAACCAATTCCTTCTTTGGATTCATTTGGACTattggttttaaaatatggacATTCTAACACGATCTCTGGTTGTTGGCTTAAAAAGTTGAGACGAGGATCGCAACGCACGAGCTTCTCAAAGTGCTTGTTTAAAAAGCCTTGTGAACATTGCAGGAAATGTTTTCTGCAAAGTAAACAAAACAGAATTTTAGTCTACTAGACCAAAATACATATCAGAGTCTAGCTGAGTTAAGCAGTCTCTTTCTGTGGTTTTCATACTCAATTATAACTAGAATAAATGCACCAGCTACAAGGACTGCTGGATACTCAAATCAGGTACCTGTGCCTGCTTGCTTCTCCCCCAGTAAAGTCGGCTGTTGCTTGCCATAAAGTATGCTTCTTAGGTTGTGGATTTATTTCCCTAAAGAAAAGCGGCTGTCTCGCCAGCTGAAAGAAGCAACGGTAAATCATCATATTACTAAGAACAAGGTTCATGTTCCACAACTTGGCTATAAAAATGTAACTCACCACTACATCCAAAGTTCCTAGACCATCCTCGGCGTAATTTGCCTTGAGAGCGACGATATCGGACCATTGAATTTCTATCTTGTTCTTAAGATTCCCATCAAGAAGCTCCCAAACCAACTTATGCTTTGCAAAGTAACACTTCGCCACTAGATCACCCTCGTACCTTGACTTATACTGCAAAGGAACACAACTAACATTTTCTCAACAtcattcaaaaacaaaaggaaaccCAAAACAATTCCATTTCGTTCCCAAGAAAACTCGCAAGGAAAAAGATGTAAGTACCTCCCAAGAACCAATCTTAAGAATTAATGCAGGGAAGTTTGAAGCCTTGAGCTTGTCTGCAGTACTAAAAGCAGCAGCATTAGCTCCTTTCTGGTCCTTCTGGTCCTTCTTGTTCATAGTCGCTAATTTAGCAGTTTCCTGAGACAGTTTTGCTTGGATCAAATCCAATAAGGACGGACTCTTTTTGAGACTCAAACCCAACGGGCTTGGCTCATCTAGAGGATTGTACGGACTCGACGACACAGAGAACGCATTGGCTTCTGACGTCCATCTCTGCAcgttcaaaaaattaaattcagaaaaataaaaccctaACTCCAAGTTCATAAGAAGAAGCACGAATATCATCACAGAGTAATATAGGTACTCTGTTCCGCTACCGCCACAAGAAAACCAGAAAGAAACACATCTTCTAAGAACAAATCTATGATTGATTAGAGAAGTATAACAAAGGCTAATCGATTGGAATTCTTCCAAAGTCGCGTTTGGATTGGGGAAAATTTTGTGGACGAACGAGCTCCACCATTTCGGAACATTTCTAGCGAATTCAGTTCGGTCTCATACCAAACAACTTCAGAAATCAAGTAAACGAACCAAATCCAGATCGATTTCAATCAGATCATAGAGGTGAAAAAGGAAGACAGAGCGAATACCTCGGATTTGGATCGCTTGTGAAATTGATCGAGAAGGTCCTCCAAAGAATCTTCAACCTCCTTCTTCAGCCTCTTCGTGCCCGGAATCTTGTCCGTCCCCGAATTCATCAGCTGAACCATCAAGCCTTCAgagaaagagaacaaaatcaaatacacAGATTCTTCAAAGGAACTCCGTCAGAACCGAATCGTTCTCTCTGAACCAGCCACAGCGAAGCAGTcggaaaagaaaggaaatctCCGCCGGAGAAGAAGACCGATTCACAAAATTAGAGAGACGTTTTCTGTTGGTTTTTTGTTGGTAGAAGTTAACGGCTACGTTCGATTTCAACTCGGTGGAGGAAGAAGCGAAATTGCCCCCGTTCAAACTTATACAGCTTTTGCAGACGACAAAGTCAATTTACCAAATTACCCCCTTTCTCCTTCCACGTCAGCCGCCGTTCCAGTCCATTCCAGACTGCCCCGACTGGCTTTGGTTTAGGAACTCCCGCTGACTGTGAAAAGCACTCCTATCCATTCATACtgtgaatattattattattaatttgggaTTTTATAACTTCGatgaaaaggtaaaaaaattttaaaaatacgaAAATTTGATGAGAATATTCTACCGCTACACTAATATAATATCGGCTtcctttatttaaattgatttattgttaattgatgtattattttattttttaaaatatttctaaaaaaattataaatactaGAAGTTTCCTAAGTTTTGTCTTTGTATGAtaatattagaatttttttggataattttcTTCTGAAATAGCGGCGAGATGACGACACGCTTTCATTTTTGTCGTTTTGTTGGAAGTCACGTGCTAGCACGTGAGAAAGACGTGGGACCCACCTAACAATGTTCCTCTTGGTAGAGTAAGTGATTTCGCCTTTCCGTTTTTCGAATTGCTGTGATTGGAGGAACTTGAAACGTGTCGAAAACTTCTGGACACGTAAGCGTATTTATATCCACGTGGTGCCATTTTGGATAACGATGAACTGTGGGGCCCACTTGTGGATAAGGTTTGGAACACCAAAGCacagtatttttcttttaattatttaaatagagcaattacattatttttgtttttttcttaaaaaaataaaaaggtaatttcttgattttcatttttcaaaggATCCACAAAAAATTCGGAGAAATATTCCACGCCCACTTagcctcctttttttttctttaagttttaagATAAGTCTCTCAATTagctttattttaatattgtttcatttatttaatattatttaattatttcttgtgTACTAATTTCCCTTGAGATAAACGAAATTAGTATGGAAAAGATGACGGAATTAAATATTGATTAGAGGAATTAATAATTCATGGTGGCGTggtattaattaaaagttattaaCTTGATATAAATatgcattaaaaaattaatttgaaggtGTCGTATGAggcttggattttttttatttttttattttttataagttttatgaataataaataaataaataaatttccgTGGATAATACATTTCATCCAGagagaaagaataaataaaaagtgaagATTTGATGTATTACTTAACTTTTGACTATTGTATTtacttttaacttatttatttatttattgtttaattattatgaaataagGATGGAATCTTTGAACTGAAAAAATGGAATTGTTGACCTTAAAGAGATATAGATGTAGaaatattactattttaagaagggagaaaaaaagaaatagccAATTGA
This genomic interval carries:
- the LOC111788618 gene encoding uncharacterized protein LOC111788618 is translated as MVQLMNSGTDKIPGTKRLKKEVEDSLEDLLDQFHKRSKSERWTSEANAFSVSSSPYNPLDEPSPLGLSLKKSPSLLDLIQAKLSQETAKLATMNKKDQKDQKGANAAAFSTADKLKASNFPALILKIGSWEYKSRYEGDLVAKCYFAKHKLVWELLDGNLKNKIEIQWSDIVALKANYAEDGLGTLDVVLARQPLFFREINPQPKKHTLWQATADFTGGEASRHRKHFLQCSQGFLNKHFEKLVRCDPRLNFLSQQPEIVLECPYFKTNSPNESKEGIGLKSEEGPTFFSLGMVSTSGTQSPSSIKEHECRAGASEEYSEQSPSPNSGMEAHTMNEELGNDGSESSRLFNKWDQVLVPGIRPSMSVSDFVSHIEHCLPMFSEDNQQSRETLEGITQYLFGDSQHASDADEQTIMSRVNSLCSLLQKDSCMAKASQAKAGNSLNVAGGNINSISTQEHEIKNEESFPVRNGFESSKHIAMSRNDSVGELLLNLPRIASLPRFFFNLFDDSDDRAR